The Salinirubellus salinus genome segment GATGCGGTTCATCACGCCATCGTTTCCCAGCAACAACTTCGGTTGCCGGGATCTCAACGCCGTCACTACTGACACCTCACCGGCATTTGCGCTCGACCGTGAACACCCGACCGGCAGAGAGTACGCCGAATATCTCCAAGGAGTCGCCGAGTTTCACGACCTACCCGTCCGGACCGGTGTCGAAGTGGAGTCGGTACAGCGACACGACGACGGGTTCGTCCTTCATATGTCGACTGGCGCTGTCATCCAGAGCAGGTTCGTCGTCTGGGCGGCCGGCCAGTTCGGGCAACCGAACGACGAGCCGTTCCCCGGCGCGAGTCACTGCGTCCACAACGCCCGAGTCGAGTCCTGGAGTACGTTCGTCGACGAGTGTGTCGAGGACCCCATCGTCATCGTCGGCGGGTACGAGAGCGGTATCGACGCGGCCCTCGCACTCGCCGACCTGGGTCAGAACGTGCTCGTCGTCGACGAGGACGGGCCGTGGCAGTTCCGAGGACCAGATCCGAGCGAAGTGCTCTCCCCGTATACGAGCCAGCGGCTGCGGAAGGCACTCGAAGACGACGCACCGATCGCCCTCGAAGACGGAATCCGCGTCGAGCGCGTCGACATCGAGGAAGGGACGTTCGATCTACTCGGTACCGACGGAAGCTCGTTTACGACACGGAATCGACCGGTGCTCGCAACTGGATTCGAGCGCGGACTCGGTCTCGTCGACGAACACTTCGAATCCGAGAATGGCCAGCTACGGTTGACCGAACGGGACGAGTCGACCATTACCCCCGGCTTGTTCCTTGCCGGTCCACAGGTCGCGCACAACGGCCAGCAGTTCTGCTTCATCTACAAGTTCAGACAGCGCTTCGCCGTCGTCGCCGACGAAATCGCCACCAGACTCGACGTCGACCGAACTCCTCTCGACGAGTATCGTGAGAAGAGCATGTTCCTCGACGATTTGTCTTGCTGCGAACCCGACATGTGCGACTGCTAATCATGACCCGAGATACTCCGAAGAGAGACAGCCGAACCGAGCAAGCAAACGAGGCGAGAGACGACGACCGACACGTCTGTCGGATGACGGGCCGCGAACAGGGTCTCGTCGGGAAGTACGACATCTGGCTCTGTCGGCAGTCGTTCCGTGAACTGGCTCCGAAGATGGGATTCACAAAATATGACTGACACACCGGGCCTCACAGGTAACGTCCCATCGACGGACGACGACGGAAAGGAAACCGTCGTGGTCGTCGGTAAAGAGAGCGTCGGGAAGTCGGAACTCGTCGCTGGCCTCTCCGGGACGACGCCGAAGACTGGGAACTTCCGGGGAACGACCGTCGACGTCGAGCGATACGAGTCGGACGAGTTCGTCTTCGTCGATACACCCGGCATCCTGCTCGGGACGGACACCGAGACCACCCGAACGGCGATCAGCGCCGTCGAAGCAACCGAGACCGTGTTACTCGTCGTTCGCGCGACGAACATCGACGACGACCTCGGAGACCTGCTGCCGCTGGTGCAGGGAAAAGTCGGCGCGATCGCGGTGACGTTCTGGGACAAGGTCGAGAATCAGCCAGAGGCGCGTGAAAAATTGAACGCGCTCGCCGACGATCTCGGCGTCCCGCTCGCGCCGGTGGACGCGCGAAACGTCTCCCCCGTCGCAACTGACGGCGGGGACGCTGCGATCGACGGAGGTGACCGAAATCAACTGGTCAGCGTGCTTCACGACGCCGACGAGTTCCCAGGTCGGGTCGACCGGCAAACGGGAATTCATCTCGATCCCCCGGAGACGGTTCTCGAGCATCCGCTTCTCGGCCCGTTAGTCAGTATTGCCTTGCTCCTGTTGCCCGCCGCGGCCGCAGTCCACTTCGCAAACGCTGCGGCGGCCGAACTCTCCCCCCGAGTGGGTACGCTCTTGGAACCCGCGGTCCAGTGGGCCAACGCTCTTCCAGGACCGCTCGCAGCAGTTCTGGGTGGCGACTACGGCCTGCTCTCGATGGGACCGTTCCTGTTCGTCTGGGCTGGGCCGACCATCCTCATCTTCGCGGTCTTCATGGCCGTCTACAAGCAGAGCGGACTCGTCACGCGAATCACCGCCTCACTCCATCCACACCTTCGGCGCGTGGGGCTCACCGGTCGGGACCTCGTTCGTGTGGTGATGGGATTCGGGTGTAACGTCCCGGCGGTCACCAGCACTCGAGGCTGTTCGGATTGTACGCGCCGAACGACCGTCTCGGCGATCGGGTTCGGGTCGGCCTGTTCCTACCAGTTCCCAGCGACGCTCGCCGTGTTCGCAGCCGTCGAGATGCCGTGGCTCGTCCTCCCGTATCTCGGGGTTCTCACGACCACGACGCTCGTCTACGCGCGTCTAATCGCACCCGAGCGTGCGCGAACGTCGTCACTCGCAACCGAGAACCGTGCGTTCCTCCAGTGGCCGACCTGGCAGTCAGTATGGCGCGAGACCAGAACCGTGATTCGGAGTTTCTTCCTGAAGGCGCTCCCTGTCTTCGCCGGGATCGTCCTCGCCGCATCACTGCTCGATTATCTCGGCGTCTTAGACGTGATTGGAGAGGCACTCGGACCAGTGATGGGGCTGTTCAACCTCCCCGGTGAGACAGCACTCGTCGTGGTTCTGGGGTCGATCCGCAAGGACGGTTTGCTCCTGTTACAGTCGGATGGCCTCAGCGCGACGCTGTCCGCGATGACGCCCGTGCAGGTACTGACGGCCGTCTACCTCGCGGGAGTATTGCTTCCGTGTCTGGTGACGGCGATCACGGTCGCGAAGGAACTCTCCCCGAGGTACGCTGGTCGGATGCTGCTCCGGCAGGCAGCAGCTGCGACCGGCTTCTCGCTACTCATCGGATGGGGCGGTGCTGTCCTCTTCTAGTCGATGACCACCGACACTATGACGCTCGCGTTCGAGCTTGCGGCGCTTCGGCAGGTTCGTGAGCCACAGGCGGTGGTCGTCGATGCACGCCGATGGGCGCGAAACGTCGGTCTCGTCTCGACCGGGTCCTGCACCGCTCACGCCTTCAGTGCCGAGCACCTCATTCGTCGAGACTTCCAGGTCGCGCCGACCACCTCGAGCTTCCAGCACCTCTCTAGCCGGCACACGACCGAGAGACATGTTCTGGTCGGAGAGGCTCCCGACCGTCCCGATTACCTCCCTCAGCATCACTGGGAGTATTTCGCTCTCGCAGACGCTGCGAGTGCTGCTGGCTGGGAAATCGAGAATAAAGAAACCACGTCACGGATACAATTGACCTCCTGGTTGGCTCGTGTACTCAGGAGCTTAGGATGAGAGATACCGGTAGGAGAGTGCCTCAAGAGTGGGGATAATCGAGTATCAGAGATCCTACGTCCGGAACTATCCGTTGACCCCAGTGATGTCCCAGGCATCACCCGAACTCCCGGAGGAATCAAATTCGGGGGCGCTAATCAGGACGAAGGCACTTTCTTCCTCACCGTTCCTGATCTGCCTCGTTGCCTCGGGCGCGATCCAGACGGCATCTCCCTCTTCAACAGGCACCGATTCTTGATCGATTTGGACTTCTGCAGCCCCGCTGACCAGCACGTAAACTTCCTCGTGCTCATCATCGACGTGGTCGTGCGGTTCACTGTTCCATCCTGGAGGGCATCGAGAGAACGTCACGCCAACCTGTCGACAGCCGAGCGGTTCACTGAGGAAATGCTTCGCATCCGAAACCTGTTCGACGTCCTCGTAGTTCACCTTCCGATAGCTCATGTACGCAGTCCCGAGTTCGAAGTATTAATATTTCATGTAGAATTAGCTATCATTGGTAACAATGGGGCAAATAGTAACAGTCTCTTTTCCGGTAGGGCGAGATATTCGTCTACACGAGTAGTATCCAAATACGCAGGTAGCGCCACAGAACGGCCGTTTCCGCGGCCACATCCATCGCGCCTCTCCTACCTGGAATTAATGGCGGAATCGCTCTCGGCTTCCTCCACCGGCGCGCATCTCCACGCGTACTACCTGATTCGAGGAGAGAGTCCCGCCGTTCACGGCGGGCGTGAATCCAACCACTTACAGTCCGAACCACGCGCTTATGCCCGCCTGGGTCATCTCTCCGGTAACTCAACGCGGAAAAGTGGAGGTGGTTTGGCGTTCCTCCCGTCGGCGTGGTCGATAACAGACCTTCGACCGGGCCACGCCCACCGACGCACCTGCCGAAAGGCGGGTATCAACAACGCGAGCCTGCCGCGATTGAGCCTGTCCACCGTGGCAGAAAGGACAGGCGTGTCGATGGCACGACCCGTGCCCGGACGCGGAGCAATCGGCGTCCGGGGGCATCCCCCAACCCCTTCGCGGGCGACGGGGATGCACGGTGCAAGGAGATACCGCGTCCCTCGGGACGCGCAACCCGCCACATCCCTCACGGGACTCACGTATCGCGCACAAACCGAGACACCCCGCTCACGCGGGTGGATTTGCCCCCGTCGGACGCACCGGAGTCCCATGCACCGTTTTCAGTGGTGCGATGGCCGGAGCGGCCCCGAGCGCGGATGGGGAACCCTCGTCGTTCACGACGAGGAGGATGTCATGAAGACATCGAGTCACGCTACCGTGAGCGAATCTATCGCCTCTTCCAGCCGAGAGGAGACACGTCGTCACTCCTCTTCTAGCCGGGACTGCCACTCCTGCACTTTTGCGAGCAGTTCTACCGGGGGTGTTTCGTTGACATCCGTCCCACGAAGTTCATCTAGCACGGATTCGGTCGCCGGGTCGAGTGCGTCATCTTTCCCCCCATCAGCGGTCGCCGCTCGTCCGTCCGGCGGCGCGTCGCGCCGCCCGCCGCCCGAGAACTGGCCGGTCCCGAGGTCGAACACGACCTGCTGGGTCTCACCGCCCTCGCGCTCGCTGCCGAGGACGTCGATCGCTTCGTCCTCGCGGAGCCGGCGGAGCACCTCGCGGGCTCGTGAGACGACCGGGTCGGGGACACCGGCCAGCTCCGCGACGTGAATCCCGTACGAGCGGTCCGTCGCCCCGTCGACGACCGACCGGAGGAAGGTGACGTCCCCGTCGCGCTCTTCGGCGGCGACGTGGACGTTCTCGACGCCGTCGATGTGTTCTGCGAGCCCGGTCAGTTCGTGATAGTGCGTGGCGAACAGCACCTTCGGCGAGGCGACGTTCGACTGGGCGGACGAGAGGTACTCGGTCGCGGCCCACGCGATACTGATGCCGTCGTACGTCGCGGTCCCTCTGCCCACCTCGTCCAGAATTACCAGTGAGTCCTCGGTCGCGGAGTGCAGGATGTTCGAGAGCTCCTGCATCTCGACCATGAACGTCGAGCGGCCCTGTGCGAGTTCGTCGAGCGCGCCGACGCGGGTGTAGATGCCGTCGACGAGCCCCACCGTCGCGCGGTCGGCAGGGACGAAACTACCCACCTGCGCGAGCAGCACGATCAGCGCCGACTGGCGCATGTAGGTCGACTTCCCGCTCATGTTCGGCCCGGTGACGACGAGGAAGCGGCGCTCGTCGTCGGTATCCGTACACATCCGGAGGTCGTTCGGCACGAACTCGACGTCCTGCTCCACGACCGGGTGCCGACCGGCGGTCACGTCCAGGTCGTCACTGTCCGTCAACTCGGGGCGGGTCCAGTCGTTGCGCACGGCGTGGGTCGCCAGCGACGCCAGCGTGTCCAGTTCCGCGACGGCCCGACCGACCGACTGGAGCAGGTCGGCCCGCTCGGCCACCCGCTCGCGCAGTTCCCGAAAGAGTTCGTACTCCAGTTCCCCGCGGGCCTCCTCCAGCCTGAGTATCTCGCGTTCTTTCTCCCGGAGTTCGGGCGTGACGAACCGCTCTGAGTTCTTCAGCGTCTTGATGGCCTCGTACCGTTCGGGGACGTCGTCGGCCTGACTCTTGCCCACCTGCACGTAGTAGCCGTCCGTCTTGTTCCGGTCGACCGAGAGCCGCGAGAGGCCTGTCTCGCGTTTCTCGCGCTCGGCGAGCGTCTCTACCCACTCCAGCGCGCTCTCGTGGCGCTCGACCAGCTCGTCGAGTTCGTCGTCGAACCCGCGGCACAGGAGGCCACCCTGCGTCACCGTGTTCGGGGGGTCCTCGGCCAGCGCCTCGGCCAGCGTCTCACGCAGGTCGGCGGCGGCCTCGCGGTCGACCGATTCGAGGACGCCCGCGGCCGGGGACTCGCGGAGTCGCTCGGTGTCCAGCGCGGCGTCCAGTTCTGGGAGGAGCGCCAGCGTGTCCCGGACCCGCAACAGCGCGCCGGCGTCGGCGCTCCCGCTCACCGACCGGGAGGCCAGTCGTTCGAGGTCCGAGGCCCCCGAGAGGAGTTCGTGGAGTCGCTCGCGGGCCATCGCGTCGGCCGCCAGCGCGGCCACGCCGGACTGCCGGCGGGCGAGTTCACCGCGACGCTGGAGCGGCCGGGTGAGCCACTCCTTCAGCAGGCGACCGCCCGCTGCCGTCTCGGTGTGGTCGACCGTGTCGAGGAGGGACTGCCCCGCCCCGGTCATCGTCTCGACGAGTTCGAGGTTGCGCTGGGTGGTGGCGTCGAGCGTCACCTGCTCGTCCGGGTCGTACGTGCCGATGCGGGTGACCGAGGCGAGCACCCCGACGCCCGTCTCGTCGACGTACGCGAGCGCCGCGCCGGCGGCCCGCGTCGCCACCGCATCGGCGCCCGAAGCGTCGTCGAGGCCGACGCTCTCGGCGGCCGCCCCGAACTGCTCGCGGAGGGTGTGACGCGCCCGTCCCGGCGCGAACGCCTCGGCGTCGTGGAGGGTGAGGGTGGTGTCGACGCGCTCTCTGGCGCGAGTGAGGAACGCGTCGTCGTTGCGCAACTCGGGGCCGGGGAGGAGTTCCGTGGGGGCGAATCGGTAGAGCTCGGTCAGGGCGCGCTCGCGGGCGTCCGGGCCGGTCACGGCCGTCGCCCGGAACTGCCCTGTCGTCACGTCGAGGAACGCGAGACCGACGCGGTCGCCCTCGCGGACGACGGTGGCGAGGTAGCGCGCGTCGGTGTCCGTGGGGTCGACCAGCGTCCCCGGGGTCACGACCCGTGCGACGCGGCGCTCGATGTCCCCGCCGTCCTCGAACTGGTCCGCGACGGCGACCCGGTAGCCACGCTCGACCAGCGCCTTCAGGTACGGCGTGAGGTCGTCGACCGGCACGCCGGCCATCGAGTAGTTCTCGCCGCCCGAGGAGCGTTTCGACACCTTCAGGTCCAACTCGGCGCCGACCGTCTCGGCGTCGTCACCGAAGAACTCGTAGAAGTCGCCCATCTGCATCGCCAGCAGGTCCGCCTCGGCCCCCTGTTTCAGGTCGAAGAACTCGCCGACGATACCGTCTGCCATACCGACCGAATCGCGGGCCGGCGGACAAGAACGTGTGGGTTCCGGGCCGGAACTGACCGCCGTGGTCACGGACCCCTCGCCTTCGGGTCGAACTCCCCGGCCGCCGGGGTGTCCGACCGTCAGGGTCGCGTTCGCGCCCGACGGCTCCACTTCCGCCCCGGACTCACGGGCCGCTCCGGCGTCGGGGCAAGACGGATACGCCCCGGCTTCGTCGCCCCGTACATGACCGAGGGACCCCTCTCAGCGCAGACGGCGGTGGTGACGGGCGCGAGTTCCGGTATCGGGCGGGAGACGGCCCGCGTCCTCGCCCGTGAGGGCGCGAACGTGGTGCTGGCGGCCCGTCGTGAGGAGCGCCTACACGAGGTGGCCGACGACCTTGAGGCGGCCCACGACGCCGAGACGCTCGTCGTCCCCACGGACGTCCGCGACGAGGACGCGGTCGCCGACCTCGTGGACGCCGCAGCCGCCCAGTTCGGTGACCTCGACGTGGTGGTCGCCAACGCCGGGCTCGCCCGCGGGAGCGACGTCGAGTCGATGACGAGCGAGGCGTACCGCGCGATGCAGGACACCAACACCGACGGGGTGTTCTTCCTCACCCGCGCGGCCATCCCGTACCTGAAGGAGTCCGGTGGCCACCTGATCTACGTCGGGTCGTACGCCGGCGAGTACCCACGGCCGTACAACCCGGTGTACGCGGCGACGAAGTGGTGGCTACGCGGGTTCGCCAAGTCCGTCTCCGGGCAGGTCGGCGAGGACGACGTGGGCGTCACCGTCGTCAACCCCGCCGCGGTGCGGACGGAGTTCGACCTCGACGGGACGAGTCAGGCCGAACGGTTCGCCCCCGGCGAGGTGGTCGAACCCGCCGAGGTGGCCGAGGCCATCGCGTTCGCCGCCGAGCAGTCGCCGTCGATGGTCCACGAACTGAGCCTCTACGAGCGCGACAAGCTCACCGGGCTCTGAACTCGACCGAGACGGCCGACTCCGGGTCGGTCGGCCCGCGCACGTAGCGCGGCCGCTCGCCGGTCCGGTCCACCGCGAACGCCCGGAGCGTCACGACCAGTCGCCCCCCGTCGAGCGTCGCGCGCAGGACCACCCCCTCGCTGGTGACGACGACGTAGGGTGGGGCCGCGACGGGGGGAGCCGACAGCGTGGTACCCGCCCGGTCGACACACTCGGCGAGCAGGGCCGGCGACGCCTCGGCCAGCCCCGACCGCTCCAGAAACGACTCGAACGGGTCGACCACGGCCGTCCGGTCGGTGGTCCCGTCGCCGGCCCAGCCGTCGGCGACCCGGTCCGCGCAGGCCAGCACCCCCTCGACGAACGCGCGGCGCTCGCCCAGCAGGTGCTCGCGGGCGCCGGCGGGGTCGACCATTCAGTCCGCGGCGGCCGCGCAGTTGTTCGGTCCCAGCTCCACCTCGAACGCCTCGTCGGCGGCCAGCTCCGCACGGCCGAGGTTCGCCTCGATTATCTCCTCGAAGTTGGCCGGCCGCGGCGGTACGTCCGCGAGCACGCGCTCAACGAACGCCTCGCGGTCCTCGGAGAACACCGAGAGCGACTCGCGAAGGTCGCCGAGGCGGGCGGTGTAGCTCCCGTCCGCGCTGGGCACGTCGCCGGGCGTGTAGTGCCCCGGCGCGACGAGGGTTCCGTCGTCGAACCGTGCCAGTCGCTCCGTGAGCGTGCGGTGGAGTTCGCGGGCGTACTCCTCGGCACCCTCCGCGCCCTCCTGCAGGTCCGGCCGCGGCACGCCACGCGCGAACAGGCCGTCGCCGGTGAGGAGCACCTCGCCGACCCGCAGCGAGACCATCCCGGTCGTGTGGCCGGGCGTGGCGACCACCTCGACCTCGGTCTCTCCGATTCGGAGCGTGTCGCCGTCCCCGACCGTCTCGACGTCGAAGGTGACGCCACGCTCGACGGCGCGGGCGGACATCACGGGCGCCGCACCGGTCGCCGCGGCCACGTCGCGCAGGCCGGAGACGTGGTCGGCGTGGACGTGCGTGTCGACGGCGTAGCGGAGCTCGGCGCCGTAGTCGGTCGCGTCCGCGGCGTAGCGGTCGGCGAACGCGCGCAGTGGGTCGACGACGAGCGCGTCGCTCCCCGAGACGACGAGGTACGCGAGACACCCCGAGGAGGGCCGGCGGTACTGGACGACCGTGGCGTCGCCCGTCGCGTCGCTCGGCAGCTCGGTCGCCTCGTAGACGCGAGCGTAGGCCTCCATCCCGCCCGCGAGGTTGACGGCGTCGACGCCGGCCTCGCGGAGCATCGCGGCCACCTCGTCGCTGGCCTCGCCGCGCGGACAGACCGCGACGAGCGGTCCCTCGACGTCGGGGACGAGGTCCGTGACACCGCCGGTCACCTGCGCGGAGACGAACTTCACGTACGGCACCTCGACCCGGTCGACGGTCGGGCCGTCGAGCTTCCAGGCGTCGACCTCCTCGCGGTTCCTGATGTCGAGCAGCGTCACCTGCTCGCCGGCGTCCAGCCGTCGCTGGAGGTCGGCCGCGGTGATGGCGTCGTCGCTCATGGCCTCCGGTAGGCGGCCGAGGCGGATAACTTCGGGTGGGGGAAAGGCTACCCGGCTCGGCGACCACGGGTCGCTCATGAACGGCGAGGCACTCGTGGACGCGGTCCGTGAGAGCGAGGCGACGGCACTGGAGCGACTCGGGAAGGAGAAGGCACTCATCGCGGAGACGGACGCGTCGCTCGAGCGGGGCGACGTGCTCCGGGCGGCCGCCGCGGCCGAGGCGCGCGCGGAGGCGACGTTCGCGGCGTGGGCGGCCGACGAGCCGGACGACACCGCCCGCGAGGTGTTCGAGTCCGTCGCCGAGACGGAGGCCGACCACCGCGAGCGCATCGAGGCCCTGCTCGGCGAGTCGGTCGCCGACCCGGACCCGGACCCGGACCCGGACCCACTCCACGGGTACCTCCGGGGGCTGGAGTCGACCGCCGAGCGGGCGGGCGCGGGGCTGATCGGCCGGCCGCTGGCGGCCGAGCGCACGCTCCTGCAGGTGGTCAACTTCTTCGTCAACGAGGCGGAGAACGCCGCTGCCGACGAGTTCCGGACCATCCGGAGCGAGACGCAGGCCACCGTCGAGACGGGCGCGGAGGTGCTCGACGCGGTCTGTGTGGCCGACGGTGACTGGGTGCGCGCGCAGAAGGCCGCCGAGGACGCCA includes the following:
- a CDS encoding NAD(P)/FAD-dependent oxidoreductase, which gives rise to MTAEEARKHESLDVAIVGAGAAGVGVGAVLADLGLDSYAILERDEVGASFQQWPAEMRFITPSFPSNNFGCRDLNAVTTDTSPAFALDREHPTGREYAEYLQGVAEFHDLPVRTGVEVESVQRHDDGFVLHMSTGAVIQSRFVVWAAGQFGQPNDEPFPGASHCVHNARVESWSTFVDECVEDPIVIVGGYESGIDAALALADLGQNVLVVDEDGPWQFRGPDPSEVLSPYTSQRLRKALEDDAPIALEDGIRVERVDIEEGTFDLLGTDGSSFTTRNRPVLATGFERGLGLVDEHFESENGQLRLTERDESTITPGLFLAGPQVAHNGQQFCFIYKFRQRFAVVADEIATRLDVDRTPLDEYREKSMFLDDLSCCEPDMCDC
- a CDS encoding 30S ribosomal protein S14, producing the protein MTRDTPKRDSRTEQANEARDDDRHVCRMTGREQGLVGKYDIWLCRQSFRELAPKMGFTKYD
- a CDS encoding nucleoside recognition domain-containing protein, producing MTDTPGLTGNVPSTDDDGKETVVVVGKESVGKSELVAGLSGTTPKTGNFRGTTVDVERYESDEFVFVDTPGILLGTDTETTRTAISAVEATETVLLVVRATNIDDDLGDLLPLVQGKVGAIAVTFWDKVENQPEAREKLNALADDLGVPLAPVDARNVSPVATDGGDAAIDGGDRNQLVSVLHDADEFPGRVDRQTGIHLDPPETVLEHPLLGPLVSIALLLLPAAAAVHFANAAAAELSPRVGTLLEPAVQWANALPGPLAAVLGGDYGLLSMGPFLFVWAGPTILIFAVFMAVYKQSGLVTRITASLHPHLRRVGLTGRDLVRVVMGFGCNVPAVTSTRGCSDCTRRTTVSAIGFGSACSYQFPATLAVFAAVEMPWLVLPYLGVLTTTTLVYARLIAPERARTSSLATENRAFLQWPTWQSVWRETRTVIRSFFLKALPVFAGIVLAASLLDYLGVLDVIGEALGPVMGLFNLPGETALVVVLGSIRKDGLLLLQSDGLSATLSAMTPVQVLTAVYLAGVLLPCLVTAITVAKELSPRYAGRMLLRQAAAATGFSLLIGWGGAVLF
- a CDS encoding DUF7124 domain-containing protein; translated protein: MTLAFELAALRQVREPQAVVVDARRWARNVGLVSTGSCTAHAFSAEHLIRRDFQVAPTTSSFQHLSSRHTTERHVLVGEAPDRPDYLPQHHWEYFALADAASAAGWEIENKETTSRIQLTSWLARVLRSLG
- a CDS encoding cupin domain-containing protein; amino-acid sequence: MSYRKVNYEDVEQVSDAKHFLSEPLGCRQVGVTFSRCPPGWNSEPHDHVDDEHEEVYVLVSGAAEVQIDQESVPVEEGDAVWIAPEATRQIRNGEEESAFVLISAPEFDSSGSSGDAWDITGVNG
- the mutS gene encoding DNA mismatch repair protein MutS, which gives rise to MADGIVGEFFDLKQGAEADLLAMQMGDFYEFFGDDAETVGAELDLKVSKRSSGGENYSMAGVPVDDLTPYLKALVERGYRVAVADQFEDGGDIERRVARVVTPGTLVDPTDTDARYLATVVREGDRVGLAFLDVTTGQFRATAVTGPDARERALTELYRFAPTELLPGPELRNDDAFLTRARERVDTTLTLHDAEAFAPGRARHTLREQFGAAAESVGLDDASGADAVATRAAGAALAYVDETGVGVLASVTRIGTYDPDEQVTLDATTQRNLELVETMTGAGQSLLDTVDHTETAAGGRLLKEWLTRPLQRRGELARRQSGVAALAADAMARERLHELLSGASDLERLASRSVSGSADAGALLRVRDTLALLPELDAALDTERLRESPAAGVLESVDREAAADLRETLAEALAEDPPNTVTQGGLLCRGFDDELDELVERHESALEWVETLAEREKRETGLSRLSVDRNKTDGYYVQVGKSQADDVPERYEAIKTLKNSERFVTPELREKEREILRLEEARGELEYELFRELRERVAERADLLQSVGRAVAELDTLASLATHAVRNDWTRPELTDSDDLDVTAGRHPVVEQDVEFVPNDLRMCTDTDDERRFLVVTGPNMSGKSTYMRQSALIVLLAQVGSFVPADRATVGLVDGIYTRVGALDELAQGRSTFMVEMQELSNILHSATEDSLVILDEVGRGTATYDGISIAWAATEYLSSAQSNVASPKVLFATHYHELTGLAEHIDGVENVHVAAEERDGDVTFLRSVVDGATDRSYGIHVAELAGVPDPVVSRAREVLRRLREDEAIDVLGSEREGGETQQVVFDLGTGQFSGGGRRDAPPDGRAATADGGKDDALDPATESVLDELRGTDVNETPPVELLAKVQEWQSRLEEE
- a CDS encoding SDR family oxidoreductase; amino-acid sequence: MTEGPLSAQTAVVTGASSGIGRETARVLAREGANVVLAARREERLHEVADDLEAAHDAETLVVPTDVRDEDAVADLVDAAAAQFGDLDVVVANAGLARGSDVESMTSEAYRAMQDTNTDGVFFLTRAAIPYLKESGGHLIYVGSYAGEYPRPYNPVYAATKWWLRGFAKSVSGQVGEDDVGVTVVNPAAVRTEFDLDGTSQAERFAPGEVVEPAEVAEAIAFAAEQSPSMVHELSLYERDKLTGL
- a CDS encoding MBL fold metallo-hydrolase, with the translated sequence MSDDAITAADLQRRLDAGEQVTLLDIRNREEVDAWKLDGPTVDRVEVPYVKFVSAQVTGGVTDLVPDVEGPLVAVCPRGEASDEVAAMLREAGVDAVNLAGGMEAYARVYEATELPSDATGDATVVQYRRPSSGCLAYLVVSGSDALVVDPLRAFADRYAADATDYGAELRYAVDTHVHADHVSGLRDVAAATGAAPVMSARAVERGVTFDVETVGDGDTLRIGETEVEVVATPGHTTGMVSLRVGEVLLTGDGLFARGVPRPDLQEGAEGAEEYARELHRTLTERLARFDDGTLVAPGHYTPGDVPSADGSYTARLGDLRESLSVFSEDREAFVERVLADVPPRPANFEEIIEANLGRAELAADEAFEVELGPNNCAAAAD
- a CDS encoding rubrerythrin family protein — protein: MNGEALVDAVRESEATALERLGKEKALIAETDASLERGDVLRAAAAAEARAEATFAAWAADEPDDTAREVFESVAETEADHRERIEALLGESVADPDPDPDPDPLHGYLRGLESTAERAGAGLIGRPLAAERTLLQVVNFFVNEAENAAADEFRTIRSETQATVETGAEVLDAVCVADGDWVRAQKAAEDAIGTAYDDYAETLTGMGLDPKPVC